In a genomic window of Hyphomonas sp.:
- a CDS encoding HWE histidine kinase domain-containing protein — translation MDEESAKAETRADLRFRQVADQWSLPLMALDRDLRFVYANHAYMETTNTDWATLKHQFIFDVFPDVPERRDPVEAKFRRVFAGEQTRLDAQPYELKMPDGSISTRVWQTIQDPLCDETGRVTHMIQRAEDITAQMELKRQNEFMESELAHRIRNMFAVIMATSRISGAVAEDTKTFIHDFNDRLASMSRVYTKLTENDWRGLDLRQVMQDELDAVTRRSRHRYTLEGRSVILTVKASKDAAMIIHELAANARKYGAFRYPNGHVTVKWEVSDQVLTAVWTESGVGVVPEPERKGFGTMLFDMFPKLTMKREFGPDGVQVTIRVPLLKSPIDPPVS, via the coding sequence ATGGATGAAGAGTCAGCCAAAGCCGAAACGCGGGCGGATCTGAGGTTCCGGCAGGTCGCAGACCAATGGTCCCTGCCGCTGATGGCGCTGGATCGGGACCTGCGCTTTGTCTATGCGAACCATGCCTATATGGAAACGACCAATACGGACTGGGCGACTCTGAAGCACCAGTTCATCTTCGATGTCTTTCCGGATGTGCCGGAACGCAGGGATCCGGTGGAAGCCAAGTTCCGCAGGGTATTTGCCGGCGAGCAGACTCGTCTCGACGCCCAGCCCTATGAGCTGAAAATGCCGGACGGCAGCATCTCCACCCGCGTCTGGCAGACCATTCAGGACCCGCTGTGTGACGAGACCGGCAGGGTCACCCACATGATCCAGCGGGCGGAAGATATTACGGCGCAGATGGAACTGAAGCGCCAGAACGAATTCATGGAAAGCGAACTGGCGCACCGGATTCGCAACATGTTCGCGGTGATCATGGCAACCTCCCGCATTTCCGGTGCGGTGGCGGAGGACACGAAGACCTTCATTCACGACTTCAACGACCGGCTGGCTTCCATGAGCCGGGTCTATACGAAGCTGACCGAGAATGACTGGCGCGGCCTGGACCTGCGACAGGTGATGCAGGATGAGCTGGACGCCGTCACCCGCCGGAGCCGGCATCGCTACACGCTGGAAGGCAGGAGCGTGATCCTGACAGTGAAAGCCAGCAAGGACGCGGCGATGATCATTCACGAACTGGCAGCGAACGCCCGCAAATATGGTGCGTTCCGGTATCCGAACGGGCATGTGACGGTGAAATGGGAGGTCTCGGATCAGGTGTTGACGGCGGTCTGGACCGAGAGTGGAGTGGGTGTAGTGCCTGAGCCTGAACGCAAGGGGTTCGGCACGATGCTGTTCGACATGTTCCCAAAACTGACGATGAAGCGCGAGTTCGGGCCGGACGGGGTACAGGTCACCATCCGGGTCCCGCTGCTGAAATCCCCGATCGATCCGCCGGTCAGCTGA
- the xseA gene encoding exodeoxyribonuclease VII large subunit has protein sequence MPQDSPTPNDAALSVSELSASLKRTVETNYDHVVVRGELGRVTIARSGHMYCDLKDDKAVLNTVMWKGQVNRLPFKPEEGLEVIATGRLSIYEGRSNYQMIAASMRPAGAGALMALLEERKKKLAAEGLFDPVHKKKLPYLPRTIGVVTSPTGAVIRDILHRISDRFPVRVIVWPALVQGDSAAGQITAGIEGFNAMTGADRPDVLIVARGGGSIEDLWPFNEENVVRAAFNSEIPLISAVGHETDTTLIDYVSDARAPTPTGAAEIAVPVRSELLLMTGEHGERLKRALARRTGQSRDKLAAARLPRPESLLQAKRQRLDYASASLPKAALALVQKARLRVSRLAISPASLNAEIRASKQRLRDTAVRARPALTRLIEARRNTLAAQGKLLETLSYQSTLKRGYAIVRDPAGNLIRSASTAAGAPSFKVSFGDGDVMARPDGEAPPPPPAPAAPKAAKPAKPKTDQGSLF, from the coding sequence ATGCCGCAGGATTCCCCCACGCCAAACGATGCTGCCCTGTCCGTTTCGGAGCTGTCAGCCAGCCTGAAGCGAACCGTCGAGACAAATTACGATCATGTTGTGGTGAGAGGCGAGCTTGGCCGGGTGACCATTGCCCGGTCCGGCCACATGTATTGTGACCTCAAGGACGACAAGGCCGTGCTGAACACGGTGATGTGGAAAGGTCAGGTCAATCGCCTGCCGTTCAAGCCGGAGGAAGGGCTTGAAGTGATCGCCACCGGCCGCCTGTCCATCTATGAGGGCCGATCAAACTACCAGATGATTGCCGCCTCCATGCGCCCGGCCGGTGCCGGCGCTCTGATGGCGCTGCTGGAAGAGCGCAAGAAGAAGCTGGCGGCGGAAGGGCTGTTTGATCCTGTCCACAAGAAAAAGCTGCCCTACCTGCCCCGCACCATCGGCGTGGTCACCAGCCCCACCGGCGCCGTCATCCGTGACATCCTGCACCGTATCAGCGACCGGTTCCCGGTGCGCGTCATCGTCTGGCCGGCGCTGGTCCAGGGCGACAGCGCGGCAGGCCAGATCACGGCAGGCATCGAAGGGTTCAACGCCATGACCGGCGCAGACCGCCCCGACGTGCTGATCGTCGCCCGCGGCGGTGGCTCGATTGAAGATCTCTGGCCCTTCAATGAGGAAAATGTCGTCCGCGCAGCCTTCAACAGCGAGATTCCGCTGATCTCTGCCGTGGGGCATGAAACCGACACGACCCTGATCGACTATGTGTCTGATGCCCGCGCGCCAACCCCGACCGGCGCGGCCGAAATCGCGGTGCCCGTTCGCTCCGAATTGCTGCTGATGACGGGAGAGCATGGCGAGCGCCTGAAACGCGCCCTTGCCCGGCGCACCGGCCAGTCTCGTGACAAGCTGGCGGCGGCCCGCCTGCCCCGGCCGGAATCCCTGCTGCAGGCCAAACGCCAGCGGCTCGACTATGCCAGCGCCAGCCTGCCCAAGGCCGCGCTCGCGCTCGTTCAGAAGGCCCGCCTGCGCGTCTCCCGGTTGGCCATCAGTCCGGCCAGCCTCAACGCCGAGATACGGGCCTCGAAACAGCGCCTGCGTGACACTGCCGTCCGCGCGCGTCCGGCCCTCACCCGCCTGATCGAGGCGCGCCGGAATACGCTTGCCGCGCAAGGCAAGCTGCTGGAGACGCTGTCCTACCAGTCCACGCTGAAGCGGGGCTACGCCATCGTGCGGGATCCGGCAGGCAATCTCATTCGCTCTGCCAGTACGGCTGCAGGCGCCCCCAGCTTCAAGGTCAGCTTTGGCGATGGCGATGTCATGGCCCGTCCGGACGGAGAGGCGCCGCCTCCCCCGCCTGCGCCTGCAGCACCCAAAGCAGCAAAACCGGCCAAGCCGAAAACGGACCAGGGCTCCCTGTTCTAG
- a CDS encoding TIM barrel protein, translated as MPDRPLPITRRLSRRTLLGGLIPALSLAACSRRDETAEPLLDRFSVGEGAYRPVGTLQDIPPSTGPFTARFAPHFGMFEGLAGPDFVDQLKFAHDQGFRAWEDNSMAVRPLADQIRLGNAMRELGIEMGVFVLGDRQGWQSPTLTSGDAQARRNFMAQVDNAIGVAERTGATRMTVLPGLATPGLRRQYQMAHIVDALREACDRIAPHGLTMVVEPINNVDFPGVFLNRTSDGFLISKAVDRPECKLLFDIYHQQIMDGNIIRDMDACWSEIAYFQLGDHPGRNKPHTGETNYANVLQHVWKKGYRGVLGMEHGVTSIDPAAEEDLILTYRRLDGLLKSI; from the coding sequence ATGCCTGATCGCCCCTTGCCCATCACCCGCCGCCTGTCGAGGCGCACGTTGCTGGGCGGCCTCATTCCGGCCCTGTCGCTCGCCGCCTGTTCCCGGCGTGACGAGACCGCCGAGCCGCTGCTTGACCGATTCAGCGTCGGCGAGGGGGCATACCGTCCGGTTGGCACCCTTCAGGACATCCCACCTTCCACCGGCCCGTTCACGGCCAGGTTCGCACCGCATTTCGGCATGTTCGAGGGCCTGGCCGGTCCAGACTTCGTGGACCAGCTGAAATTCGCCCATGATCAGGGGTTCCGTGCCTGGGAAGACAACAGCATGGCCGTGCGCCCGCTCGCCGACCAGATCCGGCTGGGCAACGCAATGCGCGAGCTTGGCATCGAAATGGGCGTCTTCGTTCTGGGAGACAGGCAAGGCTGGCAAAGCCCGACCCTCACATCCGGCGATGCGCAGGCCCGCAGGAACTTCATGGCCCAGGTCGACAATGCGATTGGCGTGGCCGAGCGGACCGGCGCCACCCGGATGACCGTGCTGCCGGGCCTTGCCACGCCCGGATTGCGGCGCCAGTACCAGATGGCCCATATCGTCGATGCCCTGCGCGAGGCCTGCGACCGCATTGCGCCGCACGGGCTGACCATGGTCGTTGAACCGATCAACAATGTCGATTTTCCAGGTGTGTTTCTCAATCGGACGTCGGACGGCTTCCTGATCAGCAAGGCCGTCGACCGGCCGGAGTGCAAGCTGCTGTTCGACATCTACCACCAGCAGATCATGGACGGGAACATCATCCGGGACATGGATGCGTGCTGGTCGGAGATCGCCTACTTCCAGCTCGGCGATCATCCTGGCCGGAACAAGCCGCATACGGGCGAGACCAATTATGCCAATGTGCTGCAGCATGTCTGGAAGAAGGGCTATCGCGGCGTGCTGGGGATGGAGCATGGCGTGACCTCGATCGACCCGGCGGCAGAGGAAGACCTGATCCTCACCTATCGCCGTCTGGATGGCCTTCTGAAGTCGATCTAG
- a CDS encoding glycerophosphodiester phosphodiesterase family protein yields MKKYLILGGVLLAACNPAAETVAPAAPAAEAPAETAPADASDTEAAFKTLTGAPPIIIAHRGASGLYPEHTLKAYQVAIDQGADFIEPDLVMTRDGVLIANHDGYLSDTTDIADHEEFADRKSVRQTPLGDKEDWWSDDFTLAELKTLNAIQRVEGRPQDFNDQFRIATFDEIIDLVEENAAQGRKVGLHIEAKWPSNFSAAGLDMVDPILNTIEERGLVEAGFPIFIQCFEPDFLAKVAAKSDLPLVQNLVGPPYAALLGLDMKLEDIPTPGVGAHKAMILTPEGGTTDFVERAHALGKLVHVYTVRDDDPAEGFETAEQELTVLIEAGVDGIWTDYPETAVTVRQKID; encoded by the coding sequence ATGAAGAAATATCTCATCCTCGGCGGCGTGTTGCTGGCGGCCTGCAATCCCGCAGCCGAAACGGTCGCACCCGCGGCGCCCGCAGCTGAAGCGCCAGCAGAGACAGCCCCGGCCGATGCAAGCGACACCGAAGCCGCATTCAAGACGCTGACCGGCGCCCCGCCCATCATCATCGCCCATCGCGGTGCCAGCGGGCTCTATCCCGAACACACGCTGAAAGCCTATCAGGTCGCCATCGACCAGGGCGCCGATTTCATCGAGCCCGATCTGGTGATGACAAGGGATGGTGTGCTGATCGCCAATCATGACGGCTATCTCTCCGATACAACCGACATTGCCGATCACGAAGAATTCGCAGACCGCAAGAGCGTCCGCCAGACACCCCTTGGCGACAAGGAAGACTGGTGGTCTGACGATTTTACGCTCGCCGAATTGAAGACGCTGAACGCCATTCAGCGCGTAGAGGGCCGTCCGCAGGACTTTAATGACCAGTTCCGGATCGCGACCTTTGACGAGATCATTGACCTCGTCGAGGAGAATGCGGCGCAAGGCCGGAAGGTCGGCCTCCATATCGAAGCCAAATGGCCATCCAATTTCTCGGCGGCCGGTCTCGACATGGTGGACCCCATCCTGAACACGATTGAAGAGCGCGGTCTCGTCGAAGCCGGGTTCCCGATCTTCATCCAGTGTTTCGAACCGGACTTCCTCGCCAAGGTCGCCGCCAAAAGCGATCTGCCCCTCGTGCAGAACCTCGTTGGTCCGCCCTATGCTGCCCTGCTCGGCCTGGACATGAAGCTGGAGGATATTCCGACACCAGGCGTCGGTGCCCACAAGGCGATGATCCTGACGCCGGAAGGCGGGACGACAGACTTCGTGGAGCGCGCCCACGCCCTCGGAAAACTTGTACACGTCTACACCGTGCGCGATGACGACCCGGCCGAAGGGTTTGAAACGGCTGAGCAGGAGCTGACCGTCCTGATCGAAGCCGGCGTCGACGGCATCTGGACCGACTATCCCGAGACTGCCGTGACCGTCCGACAGAAAATCGACTAA
- a CDS encoding DUF3126 family protein, with protein sequence MEREETLRLEAYLKEKLHPGLRLVARDKTDDSVECYLGAEFLAVVYKDVDEGETSYQFQMTVLSEDIS encoded by the coding sequence ATGGAGCGCGAAGAAACGCTGCGCCTTGAAGCCTATCTCAAGGAAAAACTGCACCCGGGCCTGCGCCTGGTTGCGCGCGACAAAACCGATGATTCCGTCGAGTGCTATCTCGGCGCGGAATTCCTGGCCGTGGTCTACAAGGATGTGGACGAGGGCGAGACATCCTACCAGTTCCAGATGACGGTTCTGTCGGAAGACATCAGCTAG
- a CDS encoding TonB-dependent receptor, with protein MKHSYLTATAIAALGLFGQLSAHAQEAGAEKARHLDVVTVTTQKQQQALIDVPINVSVADQALIDLLAADDFEDLGNFVPGLQVQAQSLNAPSYSLRGVVSDGGTPRVAMFQNGVAIGNVSFATNLAIYDMERVEIVKGPQATLFGQGALVGGVNFIQNRASLSGNSGAASIEGGDYSFVRAESHYNYVINDTLALRVAGQLKNMDGYVPNTANSPDLMGQDTLALRTALHWEPSPQLRADLFINYQDDDSTGTQFTSGYFEVNGKVDPYGATAMNVNDDQVRGKLGNDRELFYVTANVEYDLNDDWSLTSLTDYRNLFSNEAWDSDGAAFNLLQFYQGRQANTFSQELRLNYDAGGKLSAFFGGNYFTVNGKDELRFSTDEAYAQSLFAPNLAGAAGLTVGQVQGALTLAGVPGGANFGSFDDPLQYSALAALLQGALVPLYDEHLEQQISTNDRDTYDLFGDVTYQLTDRIELTGGLRYTKEDLAASSVGYVLKSNPYLGGLNGVTLAPTLLLSSETLNNKASASEETDGAFTWRLNAAYRVSDNVNTWVAYGRGRRPEVLSASGATYNVIDAETLDNVEAGVFARLWEDRVQMTSSIYYGEYKDFQTTRFDPINGVFITENSGNATQYGFEFDGQALITDNVRLLGTYAYTHSEYDDEDDNGNPLQFAGNSFRISPEHSFSLAADITIPAGERGDFSIVPSYVWKDHHYFEDDNGYNYAADGNGGFVRVREAYPDGTFVEEEQDAYGIANLRIGFDSADDQWGVYFLGENLFDEEYLIDVGNTGGAFGLHTIIRGKPQMLKAGAYIKF; from the coding sequence ATGAAACATTCCTATCTCACCGCAACGGCAATTGCAGCGCTTGGGCTCTTTGGACAATTGTCCGCTCACGCACAGGAAGCGGGGGCCGAGAAGGCACGCCATCTGGACGTCGTCACCGTGACGACGCAGAAGCAGCAGCAGGCGCTCATCGACGTTCCGATCAACGTGTCTGTGGCCGACCAGGCCCTGATCGACCTGCTCGCGGCCGATGATTTCGAGGACCTCGGCAATTTCGTGCCAGGCCTTCAGGTTCAGGCCCAGAGCCTCAATGCGCCCAGCTATTCCCTGCGCGGCGTCGTCTCCGATGGCGGCACGCCCCGCGTCGCCATGTTCCAGAACGGTGTCGCCATCGGCAACGTCTCCTTCGCCACCAATCTCGCCATCTACGACATGGAGCGCGTCGAAATCGTCAAAGGCCCGCAGGCCACCCTGTTCGGTCAGGGCGCACTGGTTGGCGGCGTGAACTTCATCCAGAACCGCGCCTCCCTGTCCGGCAATTCCGGCGCAGCCTCCATCGAAGGCGGCGACTACAGCTTCGTCCGCGCGGAAAGCCACTACAACTATGTCATCAATGACACGCTCGCCCTGCGCGTGGCCGGCCAGTTGAAGAACATGGACGGCTATGTGCCGAATACGGCCAACTCGCCGGACCTGATGGGACAGGACACGCTTGCCCTGCGCACCGCCCTGCACTGGGAGCCGAGCCCCCAGCTGCGCGCCGACCTGTTCATCAACTATCAGGACGACGACTCCACCGGCACCCAGTTCACTTCCGGCTATTTCGAAGTGAACGGCAAGGTCGATCCGTATGGTGCCACCGCCATGAACGTGAATGACGATCAGGTCCGCGGCAAGCTCGGCAATGACCGTGAACTGTTCTATGTCACCGCCAATGTGGAGTATGACCTGAACGATGACTGGTCGCTGACTTCCCTGACCGACTATCGCAACCTGTTCTCGAACGAGGCATGGGATTCTGATGGCGCCGCCTTCAACCTGCTGCAATTCTACCAGGGACGTCAGGCCAATACGTTCAGCCAGGAATTGCGCCTGAACTATGATGCCGGCGGCAAGCTGTCTGCCTTCTTCGGCGGCAATTATTTCACCGTCAACGGCAAGGACGAACTGCGCTTCTCCACCGATGAGGCCTATGCCCAGTCCCTGTTCGCGCCCAACCTTGCAGGCGCCGCCGGACTGACAGTCGGACAGGTCCAGGGCGCACTCACCCTGGCAGGCGTTCCGGGCGGTGCAAACTTCGGCAGCTTCGACGATCCGCTCCAGTATTCCGCCCTTGCCGCCCTGCTGCAGGGCGCTCTCGTACCGCTCTATGACGAGCATCTGGAACAGCAGATATCGACCAATGATCGCGATACATATGACCTGTTCGGCGACGTGACCTACCAACTGACCGACCGAATCGAACTGACCGGCGGTCTGCGCTATACAAAGGAAGACCTTGCGGCCAGCTCGGTCGGCTATGTGCTGAAGTCCAATCCGTATCTCGGCGGCCTGAACGGCGTCACCCTGGCGCCAACCCTGCTGCTCAGCTCTGAAACGCTGAACAACAAGGCCTCCGCATCGGAAGAAACCGACGGGGCCTTCACCTGGCGACTGAATGCCGCCTATCGCGTGTCCGACAATGTGAACACCTGGGTCGCCTATGGCCGGGGCCGCCGTCCCGAAGTGCTGTCGGCCTCCGGTGCGACCTACAATGTCATCGACGCCGAAACACTGGACAATGTGGAAGCGGGGGTCTTTGCCCGACTCTGGGAAGACCGTGTCCAGATGACCAGCTCGATCTACTATGGCGAATACAAGGACTTCCAGACCACGCGTTTCGACCCGATCAATGGTGTGTTCATCACGGAGAATTCCGGCAACGCCACCCAGTACGGCTTCGAATTCGACGGCCAGGCCCTCATCACCGACAATGTCCGCCTGCTCGGCACCTATGCCTACACGCATTCGGAATATGACGATGAAGACGACAATGGAAACCCGCTCCAATTTGCCGGCAACAGCTTCCGGATCAGCCCGGAGCACAGCTTTTCGCTGGCGGCTGACATCACGATCCCGGCTGGCGAACGTGGCGACTTTTCGATCGTGCCGAGCTATGTGTGGAAGGATCATCACTATTTCGAAGACGACAATGGCTACAATTATGCCGCTGACGGAAATGGTGGGTTTGTCCGGGTCCGTGAGGCCTATCCGGACGGCACCTTTGTCGAGGAAGAGCAGGACGCCTATGGCATCGCCAATCTCCGCATCGGATTCGACAGCGCAGACGATCAGTGGGGGGTCTATTTCCTGGGTGAGAACCTCTTCGATGAGGAATATCTGATCGATGTGGGCAACACTGGCGGTGCTTTTGGCCTGCACACCATCATTCGCGGCAAGCCGCAAATGCTGAAAGCCGGTGCCTACATCAAGTTCTAG
- a CDS encoding SUMF1/EgtB/PvdO family nonheme iron enzyme has translation MLRTIVSALFCLMLGPLALSQPADAPRYALVIGNSNYQQTGWQLPNPARDAQLMADTLSTVGFTVDLVIDGTEDEMETAFAAHGARLKAAGASAVGLIYYAGHGVQSQGLNYLVPVDANARSEQDIWRQAPRLGDALRYVEHAGNAVNFVILDACRDNPLPSATRSAAGGLAEVKPARGLLISYSTAPGYVAYDGEGRHSTFAVALSDTIQQQNLIAEQVFKRVADRVNQSTNGLQTPFYNSGLTGADFCFAGCNGGAAPQPVPVTSTSRLPPHGARTSAARSAGDTPGTPASEDIAPGFTEVSTLLRRAAFTAAAAGGSIEERTFRDCTDCPEMVAIPGGEFLMGSPESEAERKDNEGPQWRATLAPFAASATEITWAQLDACIADGGCAGNKAAQETRSQQWQQPGLPVINITWVEAMAYVDWLNTRVEGEPYRLLSEAEWEYAARAGTRTPFHTGETLSDQQANFNAGRIYNNGPKGSWPRRPMPAGYYPANGFGLHEMHGNVAEWVADCSVRSYLGRFGAASVYDEQGCRSRAVRGGSWEKIPSYVRSAFRDAFPDTGRDDGIGFRVARDGE, from the coding sequence ATGCTTCGGACCATTGTTTCAGCCCTGTTTTGCCTGATGCTGGGGCCACTCGCCCTGTCGCAACCGGCTGACGCGCCGCGCTATGCGCTGGTCATCGGCAATTCCAACTATCAGCAAACCGGCTGGCAATTGCCCAATCCGGCCCGCGATGCCCAATTGATGGCGGACACGTTGAGCACGGTCGGCTTCACGGTGGACCTCGTGATCGACGGTACCGAAGACGAGATGGAAACGGCCTTTGCCGCGCACGGGGCCCGTTTGAAAGCGGCCGGGGCGAGTGCGGTGGGGCTGATCTATTATGCGGGACATGGGGTGCAGTCACAGGGGCTGAACTATCTGGTGCCGGTCGATGCGAATGCCCGCTCCGAACAGGATATCTGGCGACAGGCACCGCGCCTGGGCGATGCGCTGCGCTATGTCGAGCATGCCGGGAATGCCGTCAATTTCGTGATCCTGGACGCATGCCGGGACAATCCGCTGCCCAGCGCCACACGCAGTGCGGCCGGGGGGCTTGCGGAGGTGAAGCCGGCGCGTGGCCTGTTGATCTCCTATTCCACAGCGCCCGGCTATGTCGCCTATGATGGGGAAGGCCGCCACTCCACATTTGCCGTCGCCCTGTCCGACACGATCCAGCAGCAGAATCTGATCGCCGAACAGGTGTTCAAACGGGTTGCCGACCGTGTGAACCAGTCGACCAATGGCCTGCAGACGCCTTTCTACAATTCCGGCCTGACCGGCGCCGATTTCTGCTTTGCCGGCTGCAATGGCGGCGCGGCGCCCCAGCCCGTACCGGTCACCTCAACTTCGCGGCTGCCGCCGCACGGCGCTCGCACGTCCGCTGCCCGCAGCGCGGGAGATACGCCCGGCACGCCCGCCAGTGAAGACATTGCGCCGGGATTTACCGAGGTGTCGACCCTGCTGCGCCGCGCCGCTTTCACCGCGGCCGCGGCTGGCGGATCCATTGAGGAGCGCACATTCCGCGACTGTACCGATTGTCCGGAAATGGTGGCCATTCCAGGCGGTGAGTTCCTGATGGGATCGCCCGAGAGTGAGGCCGAACGCAAGGACAATGAAGGTCCGCAATGGCGGGCCACCCTTGCGCCCTTTGCCGCTTCGGCGACGGAGATTACCTGGGCCCAGCTGGACGCCTGCATCGCGGATGGAGGCTGCGCAGGCAACAAGGCCGCCCAGGAAACCCGCAGCCAGCAATGGCAGCAACCGGGCCTGCCCGTGATCAACATTACCTGGGTCGAGGCGATGGCCTATGTTGACTGGCTGAACACTCGCGTGGAGGGCGAACCCTATCGCCTGCTGAGCGAGGCGGAATGGGAATATGCGGCCCGCGCGGGAACCCGCACGCCGTTTCACACCGGAGAGACGCTGAGTGACCAGCAGGCAAACTTCAATGCCGGGCGCATCTACAACAATGGCCCCAAGGGCAGTTGGCCCCGGCGGCCCATGCCGGCCGGCTATTATCCCGCGAATGGATTCGGCCTGCATGAGATGCATGGCAACGTCGCGGAATGGGTCGCGGACTGCAGCGTGCGGAGTTATCTCGGCCGGTTCGGTGCGGCGAGCGTGTATGACGAGCAGGGCTGTCGCAGCCGGGCTGTGCGGGGTGGCAGCTGGGAGAAAATTCCCTCCTATGTCCGTTCGGCCTTCCGGGACGCCTTCCCGGATACCGGGCGCGATGACGGAATTGGCTTCCGGGTCGCGCGGGATGGGGAGTAG